One window of the Homalodisca vitripennis isolate AUS2020 unplaced genomic scaffold, UT_GWSS_2.1 ScUCBcl_1772;HRSCAF=5817, whole genome shotgun sequence genome contains the following:
- the LOC124371655 gene encoding uncharacterized protein LOC124371655, which produces MLFLQDRNTPNETTDTITQDEHTNKDGDTANQSQTVNQDQVAGPSGETPRKRVSLPKEQSDRPGGGPQKKKKTTATEEALSIMRSIQGRHKGMDQFKSFGEQVGLRIKDLPSSNAQKIAKHLISNILFEAEMGKYDYGNPIGGSYSQPFYPTPNYVQQPISVPMPPACPNPNPCSEQLSFHGITQANSPDSVISSSLSTHTDNDSIDNILMHL; this is translated from the exons ATGCTATTTCTCCAGGATCGAAATACACCTAACGAAACGACGGACACAATCACGcag gACGAGCATACAAATAAAGATGGAGATACTGCAAACCAATCGCAAACTGTCAACCAGGACCAAGTTGCTGGACCAAGTGGAGAAACGCCTCGAAAACGTGTAAGTTTGCCAAAGGAACAGTCTGATCGGCCAGGCGGAGgcccacaaaagaaaaaaaagactaCAGCTACAGAAGAAGCTCTGTCAATTATGAGAAGTATCCAAGGTCGGCATAAAGGTATGGATCAGTTCAAATCTTTTGGAGAGCAAGTAGGACTGCGTATTAAAGACCTCCCATCATCAAATGCTCAGAAAATTGCAAAACACCTTATTAGTAATATTCTGTTTGAAGCAGAAATGGGCAAGTACGACTATGGCAACCCAATCGGCGGAAGTTACTCACAGCCATTCTACCCAACACCGAACTACGTACAACAACCGATTTCTGTCCCGATGCCACCAGCTTGTCCCAATCCAAACCCATGTAGTGAGCAGCTGTCTTTTCACGGAATCACACAGGCAAACTCTCCAGATTCAGTCATAAGCTCCTCGCTATCAACCCATACGGACAATGACTCTATCGACAATATATTGATGcacctgtaa